The following are encoded in a window of Novosphingobium sp. THN1 genomic DNA:
- a CDS encoding TlpA disulfide reductase family protein has translation MSVYSPKVLLLVAALAVAGCDRQGQSDSQPQTTAAPTESAAKGEFNGTLDIANRGKDMPDFTVTDPSGKSLKLRDLKGKPVLVNLWATWCGPCVLEMPMLDKLAADNSGKLRVLTVSQDIEGAAKVAPFYAERKFTALEPWLDTENNLGFFYETGMLPTTVLYDKDGKEVWRMIGAHDWSGPRTAAMLAETLGQ, from the coding sequence ATGTCCGTCTATTCGCCCAAAGTGCTGTTGCTCGTGGCGGCCCTTGCCGTTGCCGGGTGCGATAGGCAAGGCCAGAGCGACTCGCAACCGCAGACGACGGCGGCACCTACGGAATCTGCCGCCAAGGGCGAATTCAACGGCACACTCGACATTGCCAATCGCGGCAAGGACATGCCCGATTTCACCGTGACCGACCCGTCGGGCAAGTCGCTCAAGCTGCGCGACCTCAAGGGCAAGCCGGTGCTGGTCAACCTGTGGGCAACGTGGTGCGGCCCATGCGTCCTCGAAATGCCGATGCTCGACAAGCTGGCGGCGGACAATTCCGGCAAGCTGCGGGTCCTGACCGTATCGCAGGACATCGAAGGCGCCGCCAAAGTCGCCCCGTTCTATGCCGAGCGCAAGTTCACCGCGCTCGAACCCTGGCTCGACACCGAGAACAACCTCGGCTTCTTCTACGAGACCGGAATGCTGCCGACGACTGTGCTCTACGACAAGGATGGCAAGGAAGTCTGGCGCATGATCGGCGCGCATGACTGGTCTGGTCCGCGCACGGCGGCGATGCTTGCCGAAACCCTCGGACAGTAG